The proteins below come from a single Saccharophagus degradans 2-40 genomic window:
- a CDS encoding RNA polymerase factor sigma-54 — protein MKQSLQLKLGQQLTMTPQLQQAIRLLQLSTLDLQHEIQEALDSNPMLEASEDDFDGGDVEASSDDNAEAKTASTTEEKPAAEKVEDSYETTDNSGELEWNDDIPKDLAVDTNWDDIYQTSGPATGLARNDEDDPDYESRRGNSESLQDHLSWQLNLTPMSDRDKEIAEAIIDAVEPSGMLCQTAEEIFSGLAAHDEELELDEVLAVLHRVQQFDPPGVASQNVRECLLIQLNQFELDQTSPELKLAKNIVDQYLDVLAARDFKQLMRKLKVKEQDLQAAIAVIQGLNPRPGESIGSDSTEYVIPDVFVSKENDRWTVRLNPEIAPKLRINSGYASLVKRADTSADNTFLRDNLQEARWFLKSLQSRNETLLKVATCIVEKQQGFLDQGPEAMRPMVLHDVAETVEMHESTISRVTTQKYMHTPQGIFELKYFFSSHVATDSGGECSSTAIRAIIKKLVAAENARKPLSDSKITDILAEQGIKVARRTIAKYRESLNIPPSNERKRLV, from the coding sequence ATGAAGCAATCCCTACAGCTAAAGCTTGGTCAACAACTTACCATGACCCCGCAATTGCAGCAGGCCATTCGCCTTCTACAATTGTCGACCCTTGACCTGCAACACGAAATTCAAGAAGCGCTAGACAGCAACCCTATGCTGGAAGCCTCTGAAGATGACTTTGATGGCGGCGACGTAGAGGCCAGCAGCGACGATAACGCTGAAGCGAAAACTGCGAGCACGACAGAAGAAAAACCCGCAGCGGAAAAAGTAGAAGACAGCTACGAAACCACCGACAACAGCGGTGAGCTGGAATGGAATGACGACATTCCAAAAGACTTGGCCGTAGACACCAACTGGGATGACATCTACCAAACCTCAGGCCCTGCTACCGGCTTAGCCCGCAACGATGAAGACGACCCCGATTACGAATCTCGCCGCGGCAATTCCGAATCCCTGCAGGATCACCTCAGCTGGCAGCTCAACCTCACGCCAATGTCTGACCGCGATAAAGAGATCGCAGAGGCCATTATTGATGCCGTTGAACCCAGCGGCATGCTTTGCCAAACAGCTGAAGAAATATTTTCGGGGCTTGCAGCCCACGACGAAGAGCTAGAGCTCGACGAAGTACTCGCCGTACTGCACCGTGTACAACAATTTGACCCACCCGGTGTTGCCAGTCAAAACGTGCGCGAATGTCTGCTTATTCAACTTAACCAGTTTGAACTGGATCAAACCAGCCCCGAGCTAAAACTAGCCAAGAATATTGTTGATCAGTACTTAGATGTACTGGCCGCGCGCGATTTCAAACAGCTTATGCGTAAGCTGAAAGTAAAAGAGCAAGACTTACAGGCAGCCATTGCCGTTATTCAAGGGCTCAACCCGCGGCCAGGCGAATCCATCGGCAGCGACTCGACCGAATATGTGATTCCCGACGTTTTTGTATCTAAAGAAAACGACCGCTGGACTGTGCGACTCAACCCTGAAATCGCCCCTAAGCTGCGTATTAACTCGGGTTATGCATCCTTGGTAAAACGCGCCGATACCAGCGCCGACAACACCTTTTTACGCGATAACCTGCAAGAGGCGCGCTGGTTTCTAAAAAGCCTGCAGAGCCGCAACGAAACACTTTTAAAGGTTGCCACCTGTATAGTCGAAAAACAGCAGGGCTTCTTAGACCAGGGCCCTGAAGCCATGCGCCCAATGGTACTGCACGATGTAGCAGAAACCGTCGAGATGCACGAATCAACCATTTCACGTGTTACCACGCAAAAATACATGCACACTCCGCAAGGTATTTTTGAGTTGAAGTACTTTTTTTCTAGCCATGTTGCAACGGATTCCGGCGGTGAGTGCTCTTCCACTGCCATTCGCGCAATAATCAAAAAGCTGGTAGCCGCAGAAAATGCACGCAAACCGCTTAGCGACTCCAAAATAACCGACATCTTAGCCGAGCAAGGTATTAAGGTAGCGCGCCGCACCATAGCCAAATATCGCGAGTCCCTTAATATCCCACCATCAAACGAAAGAAAACGCTTGGTTTAA